A single Quadrisphaera setariae DNA region contains:
- a CDS encoding SMI1/KNR4 family protein, producing MTREASSPAVRDGGDAAERVLAALERVAVAAAADLLLRPAATRAQLDAVEQHLGRRLPPDVTAFYLLHDGQEVDARRRGAHGLVAGLALLPLEEVLRQWDQWASLDLGPDADEPAGSEPEGFVRSRCWLPGWVPLTHDGSGNHVGLDLDPDALGTAGQLITFGADDDLHRVLAPSLVDHLERVPSLVTDLELAADEISQLLGPHAGP from the coding sequence ATGACCCGCGAGGCCAGCAGTCCGGCGGTCCGGGACGGGGGCGACGCCGCCGAGCGCGTGCTGGCGGCCCTGGAGCGGGTGGCGGTCGCGGCAGCCGCTGACCTGCTGCTGCGGCCGGCTGCGACCCGCGCGCAGCTCGACGCCGTCGAGCAGCACCTCGGGCGCCGCCTGCCGCCGGACGTGACCGCCTTCTACCTCCTGCACGACGGACAGGAGGTGGACGCGCGCAGGAGGGGCGCCCACGGCCTGGTCGCCGGACTGGCGCTGCTGCCGTTGGAGGAGGTCCTGCGCCAGTGGGACCAGTGGGCGTCGCTCGACCTCGGACCGGACGCGGACGAACCGGCCGGCTCGGAGCCGGAGGGCTTCGTGCGCTCGAGGTGCTGGCTGCCCGGGTGGGTCCCGCTCACGCACGACGGCAGCGGCAACCACGTCGGCCTCGACCTCGACCCCGACGCGCTCGGCACGGCCGGGCAGCTCATCACCTTCGGCGCCGACGACGACCTGCACCGGGTGCTGGCGCCGTCACTGGTGGACCACCTGGAACGGGTGCCGTCGCTGGTGACCGACCTGGAGCTCGCGGCTGACGAGATCAGCCAGCTCCTCGGGCCCCACGCCGGGCCGTGA
- a CDS encoding trimeric intracellular cation channel family protein produces the protein MPGSTLLLVLDLIGVLAFAVDGALTASRTARLDVVGVVTLGVITALGGGIMRDLLIGRVPPATFSDWRYLAVAATGGVLVCLFGHRMGRRRVARSLTVLDAAGLSLFAVTGTGTALAAGLGPVQSVLLGGLTAIGGGTLRDLLTGRTPQVLSSGLYAVPALLAATVVVLSAQVTHTDVVGVGSVWALVAAGLCFGLRMVGVVRRIDLPGPRQPPLPGGGSSPG, from the coding sequence GTGCCCGGCTCCACCCTCCTCCTCGTGCTCGACCTCATCGGCGTGCTCGCCTTCGCCGTCGACGGGGCGCTGACCGCCTCGCGCACCGCGCGCCTCGACGTGGTGGGGGTCGTCACGCTGGGCGTCATCACCGCCCTCGGCGGCGGCATCATGCGCGACCTGCTCATCGGCAGGGTCCCGCCGGCGACCTTCTCGGACTGGCGCTACCTCGCCGTCGCCGCCACCGGCGGCGTGCTCGTCTGCCTGTTCGGCCACCGCATGGGCAGGCGCCGCGTGGCCCGCAGCCTCACCGTGCTCGACGCCGCGGGCCTGTCGCTGTTCGCCGTCACCGGGACCGGCACGGCGCTCGCCGCGGGTCTGGGCCCGGTCCAGTCGGTCCTGCTGGGGGGCCTGACGGCCATCGGCGGGGGCACCCTGCGCGACCTCCTCACCGGCCGCACGCCCCAGGTGCTCAGCTCCGGCCTGTACGCCGTGCCGGCGCTGCTGGCGGCGACCGTCGTCGTCCTGAGCGCCCAGGTGACGCACACCGACGTCGTCGGGGTCGGGTCGGTGTGGGCGCTCGTCGCTGCGGGGCTGTGCTTCGGGCTGCGGATGGTGGGGGTGGTCCGCCGGATCGACCTCCCGGGACCGCGGCAGCCGCCGCTGCCCGGCGGGGGCTCGTCGCCCGGCTAG
- the nrfD gene encoding NrfD/PsrC family molybdoenzyme membrane anchor subunit, protein MSTGGVGDGGKGAEHPSEQGAPRATTQGVGDRPRRRRGAESVVVPDADFQSYYGRQVIHTPVWEVPQVPGYLYLGGMSGAASVMGALADATGRPALAKVGRLAASGGSVVSVVLLIDDLGVPTRFLNMLRVVKWTSPLSVGSWILMPFSTGAGLAAVHELSGVVLPLVRKVAGQRLGHLAEVVLPVAGRLGGVGSALFGPPLATYTAVLIADTAVPAWHSVYPELPFVFAASGAASAGGIGMVAAPVGEAGPARRMGALGAVAELALSRRMEHRIGMIGEAYRTGRAGVLLRLSRVAMAGGAAGALASDLPVWPRTARAQRARRVVSVVGGALLNAGAALTRFGVYEAGMISARDPKYTVVPQRERLDARREGREPDPHLAPETAP, encoded by the coding sequence GTGAGCACCGGTGGGGTCGGCGACGGCGGGAAGGGCGCTGAGCACCCCAGCGAGCAGGGCGCTCCCCGGGCGACGACGCAGGGTGTCGGCGACCGCCCGCGCCGGCGCCGCGGGGCCGAGTCCGTCGTCGTCCCCGACGCCGACTTCCAGTCGTACTACGGCCGCCAGGTCATCCACACCCCCGTGTGGGAGGTGCCGCAGGTGCCGGGCTACCTCTACCTGGGCGGCATGAGCGGGGCGGCGTCCGTGATGGGCGCGCTGGCGGACGCCACCGGCCGTCCGGCGCTGGCGAAGGTGGGGCGCCTGGCGGCCTCGGGCGGGTCCGTCGTGTCGGTGGTCCTGCTCATCGACGACCTCGGCGTGCCCACCCGGTTCCTCAACATGCTGCGGGTGGTCAAGTGGACCTCACCGCTGAGCGTGGGCTCGTGGATCCTCATGCCGTTCTCCACCGGCGCGGGCCTCGCCGCCGTGCACGAGCTGTCCGGCGTCGTCCTGCCGCTGGTGCGGAAGGTGGCCGGCCAGCGGCTCGGCCACCTCGCCGAGGTGGTGCTGCCGGTGGCCGGGCGGCTCGGCGGCGTGGGCTCGGCGCTGTTCGGACCGCCGCTGGCCACGTACACCGCCGTCCTCATCGCCGACACCGCCGTGCCCGCGTGGCACTCGGTCTACCCCGAGCTGCCGTTCGTCTTCGCCGCCTCGGGCGCCGCGAGCGCGGGCGGCATCGGGATGGTGGCGGCGCCGGTGGGAGAAGCTGGACCGGCGCGGCGCATGGGGGCGCTGGGAGCGGTCGCGGAGCTGGCGCTGAGCCGCCGCATGGAGCACCGCATCGGGATGATCGGTGAGGCGTACCGCACTGGTAGGGCGGGCGTGCTGCTCCGGCTGAGCCGCGTCGCCATGGCCGGTGGGGCGGCCGGAGCGCTGGCGAGCGACCTGCCGGTGTGGCCGAGGACGGCGAGGGCGCAGCGGGCGCGACGCGTGGTGTCGGTGGTCGGCGGGGCGCTGCTCAACGCCGGGGCGGCGCTGACGCGGTTCGGGGTGTACGAGGCGGGGATGATCTCCGCGCGCGACCCGAAGTACACGGTGGTGCCGCAGCGCGAGCGCCTCGACGCCCGCCGCGAGGGCCGCGAGCCCGACCCGCACCTGGCACCGGAGACGGCGCCCTGA
- a CDS encoding phosphotransferase family protein encodes MAGPEVQVVVAHRARATLRVGDVFLKVDPDRAGIDAEVAAMAAVAVPTPRVLWREHPVLALERVPGTALGTFGGATPVGAAAWTAAGAAVRSVHETPLRAAGAEAAASASVPSADRLDDACAWFAARGLLPDGVLERNRRLGQQVLGSPRRAFVHGDLQPDHVFVDEDDRVTGVIDWSGAGAGDPLLDLAVLTLGHPQHLGDVVAGYGRDVELPAVRAWWAYRCLTAVPWLAEHGFGPPETYPETAVLLRDGG; translated from the coding sequence GTGGCTGGGCCGGAGGTGCAGGTGGTCGTCGCCCACCGGGCGCGCGCGACGCTGCGGGTCGGTGACGTGTTCCTCAAGGTCGACCCCGACCGCGCCGGCATCGACGCGGAGGTCGCGGCGATGGCCGCCGTCGCCGTCCCCACCCCGCGGGTGCTGTGGCGCGAGCACCCCGTGCTGGCGCTCGAGCGGGTGCCCGGCACGGCGCTGGGGACGTTCGGTGGCGCCACGCCGGTGGGCGCTGCGGCGTGGACGGCGGCGGGCGCCGCGGTGCGCAGCGTCCACGAGACACCCCTGCGGGCAGCGGGCGCAGAGGCTGCTGCCAGCGCGTCCGTCCCCTCCGCGGACCGCCTCGACGACGCGTGCGCCTGGTTCGCCGCGCGCGGCCTCCTCCCCGACGGGGTGCTGGAGCGCAACCGCCGGCTGGGGCAGCAGGTGCTGGGCTCGCCCCGCCGGGCGTTCGTCCACGGCGACCTGCAGCCCGACCACGTCTTCGTGGACGAGGACGACCGCGTCACCGGCGTCATCGACTGGTCCGGCGCCGGAGCCGGCGACCCGCTGCTCGACCTGGCGGTGCTCACCCTCGGACACCCGCAGCACCTCGGCGACGTCGTCGCCGGGTACGGACGCGACGTCGAGCTGCCGGCGGTCCGGGCGTGGTGGGCCTACCGCTGCCTCACGGCCGTCCCGTGGCTCGCGGAGCACGGCTTCGGCCCGCCGGAGACCTACCCCGAGACGGCGGTGCTCCTGCGGGACGGCGGCTGA
- the selA gene encoding L-seryl-tRNA(Sec) selenium transferase: protein MVTGPDVRRQVPRTDAVLGSPAVAAAATRLGRPLVRAAVARAQQRVREQTLSPDLEAVVASVLADLPPTASSLRPVINATGVLLHTNLGRAPLSQAAVQAVVDAAGTTDVELDLATGRRARRGRGATAALAAAVPDAEAVHVVNNGAAALVLAATALAGGGLGRDVVMSRGEMVEVGDGFRLHELIASTGARLREVGTTNRTTAADVAAAFGAAECEGRRVGLVMKVHPSNFRVEGFTAAPSTADLARVCAAAAAVTGEPVPLLVDTGSGLLAPRRDLPDEPDAATALRAGADLVTASGDKLLGGPQAGLVLGRADLVERLRRHPLARALRVDKLTLAALEATLTGPPPPVVGALEAGLDHLRERARHCAAVMRMADPDLDVHVVDSEAVVGGGGAPGVVLPSVALSLPEAFAEPLRHPRRAVLSELGPIAVLDPGPVGAPVLTRVEGGRCLLDLRAVARDDEGALRLAVRLAARALAGGDVGEHSRGGSRADLLDSERRLYRDLHDDLVRQVRYEAAVEANPGGFVCPGD, encoded by the coding sequence GTGGTGACCGGTCCCGACGTCCGCCGTCAGGTGCCCCGCACCGACGCGGTGCTCGGCTCCCCCGCCGTCGCCGCTGCCGCCACCCGCCTGGGCCGTCCGCTGGTCCGGGCCGCCGTCGCGCGGGCGCAGCAGCGGGTGCGCGAGCAGACCCTCTCCCCCGACCTCGAGGCCGTCGTCGCCTCCGTCCTGGCCGACCTGCCTCCCACCGCCTCCTCGCTGCGCCCGGTCATCAACGCCACCGGCGTGCTGCTGCACACCAACCTCGGCCGCGCGCCGCTGTCGCAGGCCGCGGTGCAGGCCGTGGTGGACGCCGCGGGCACCACCGACGTCGAGCTCGACCTCGCCACCGGCCGCCGCGCCCGCCGCGGCCGCGGAGCCACCGCGGCCCTGGCCGCCGCCGTGCCCGACGCCGAGGCCGTGCACGTGGTGAACAACGGCGCCGCCGCCCTGGTGCTCGCCGCGACAGCGCTGGCCGGCGGCGGGCTCGGCCGCGACGTGGTCATGAGCCGCGGCGAGATGGTCGAGGTGGGAGACGGGTTCCGCCTCCACGAGCTCATCGCCTCCACCGGCGCGCGGCTGCGCGAGGTGGGCACCACCAACCGCACCACCGCCGCCGACGTCGCCGCGGCGTTCGGGGCCGCCGAGTGCGAGGGCCGCCGGGTGGGCCTGGTGATGAAGGTGCACCCGTCGAACTTCCGCGTGGAGGGCTTCACCGCCGCCCCGAGCACCGCGGACCTCGCCCGGGTGTGCGCCGCAGCGGCCGCGGTGACCGGGGAGCCCGTGCCGCTGCTCGTCGACACCGGCTCGGGTCTTCTCGCCCCCCGCCGCGACCTGCCCGACGAGCCCGACGCCGCCACCGCGCTGAGGGCCGGCGCCGACCTCGTCACCGCCAGCGGCGACAAGCTGCTCGGCGGTCCGCAGGCCGGGCTGGTCCTGGGCCGCGCCGACCTCGTGGAGCGGCTGCGCCGCCACCCCCTCGCCCGCGCGCTGCGCGTGGACAAGCTCACCCTCGCGGCCCTGGAGGCCACGCTCACCGGCCCGCCTCCCCCGGTCGTCGGGGCGCTCGAGGCCGGCCTCGACCACCTGCGGGAGCGGGCGCGGCACTGCGCGGCCGTCATGCGGATGGCCGACCCCGACCTCGACGTGCACGTGGTGGACAGCGAGGCCGTGGTCGGCGGCGGCGGCGCCCCCGGCGTCGTCCTGCCCTCGGTGGCCCTCAGCCTCCCGGAGGCCTTCGCCGAACCGCTGCGCCACCCGCGCCGCGCCGTGCTGAGCGAGCTCGGCCCGATCGCCGTCCTCGACCCGGGCCCGGTCGGCGCACCCGTGCTCACCCGGGTGGAGGGCGGCCGCTGCCTGCTGGACCTGCGCGCCGTCGCCCGCGACGACGAAGGAGCGCTGCGCCTCGCCGTCAGGCTCGCGGCCCGCGCGCTGGCGGGTGGGGACGTGGGCGAGCACAGCCGCGGCGGCTCCCGCGCTGACCTGCTCGACAGCGAGCGCCGGCTCTACCGCGACCTCCACGACGACCTCGTCCGCCAGGTGCGCTACGAGGCGGCGGTGGAGGCCAACCCCGGCGGCTTCGTCTGCCCGGGGGACTGA
- a CDS encoding GOLPH3/VPS74 family protein: MLIAEDLTLLLLDDVKGTWLLDGSHRGPVLAGAVLTELVLAGRLQPEPGPDGRQPGPKAKLVVVDDAPLGDPVLDAALRRIGARRPSRADALLGPVAKDLEHELVSRLTASGAITARQETVLLFFPRTTHPAADPTAERSVRDRVASALRGGRADDQRTAALVALLSVSGRLPKVVDPASVGLEKKELVAAGRAVAADDRIAGGVKSALASVDAAVMAAIIVPVVVTGSS; the protein is encoded by the coding sequence GTGCTCATCGCTGAGGACCTCACCCTGCTGCTGCTCGACGACGTCAAGGGCACCTGGCTCCTCGACGGGTCCCACCGCGGACCGGTGCTGGCCGGCGCGGTGCTCACGGAGCTGGTGCTGGCCGGCAGGCTCCAGCCCGAGCCCGGCCCGGACGGTCGGCAGCCCGGGCCGAAGGCGAAGCTCGTCGTCGTCGACGACGCTCCCCTGGGCGATCCCGTGCTCGACGCAGCGCTGCGGCGGATCGGTGCCCGGCGCCCCAGCCGCGCCGACGCGCTGCTGGGACCGGTGGCCAAGGACCTCGAGCACGAGCTGGTGAGCCGCCTGACCGCCTCCGGCGCCATCACCGCGCGCCAGGAGACGGTGCTGCTGTTCTTCCCGCGCACCACCCACCCCGCCGCGGACCCGACGGCTGAGCGGTCGGTGCGCGACCGCGTGGCCAGCGCGCTGCGCGGCGGGCGCGCCGACGACCAGCGCACCGCCGCGCTGGTGGCGCTGCTCAGCGTGTCGGGCAGGCTGCCGAAGGTCGTCGACCCGGCCTCGGTGGGTCTGGAGAAGAAGGAGCTGGTCGCGGCCGGAAGGGCCGTGGCGGCCGACGACAGGATCGCCGGGGGCGTCAAGAGCGCCCTCGCCTCGGTGGACGCCGCCGTGATGGCGGCGATCATCGTGCCCGTGGTGGTGACCGGCTCGAGCTGA
- a CDS encoding App1 family protein gives MSGPGDRPLPEPSEPGAALDPLPTSRLGAALFRFGRARRDVLATVLQQRGWSCAVLPYPGYGTGGRVRVLARVVLAPPGREPSAVRGVAAWRRLLTLQRSRVVVDVSGDGLDGVHRVRSGPGGFIDEVLPWSAEPGPHRVSFRVGDRPAVESVVHVADPGARTGVVCDIDDTTLVTGLRHPVRAAWQTMTRAFAQRVPVEGMADLLTAAHAQHGSQDSPVVYLSTGPWNFNGPLARFLDRCGFPAGPLLQTQWSPTTQGFFRDGRAHKRRSLQRLRADFPDVRWLLVGDDGEHDPAIYADFAREHPQHVLAVALRQVGASARGGTGAQGAVGAVPVVAAPDGHLLGQRLSAALSPGAATAREEGRSGGAA, from the coding sequence GTGAGCGGACCCGGAGACCGGCCCCTGCCCGAGCCCTCCGAGCCGGGCGCGGCGCTCGACCCGCTCCCGACCTCCCGCCTCGGGGCTGCCCTCTTCCGCTTCGGCCGGGCGCGCCGCGACGTCCTCGCCACCGTCCTGCAGCAGCGCGGCTGGAGCTGCGCCGTGCTGCCCTACCCGGGGTACGGCACGGGCGGGCGGGTCAGGGTGCTCGCTCGCGTCGTCCTGGCCCCGCCGGGCCGCGAGCCGAGCGCGGTCCGGGGCGTCGCGGCCTGGCGGCGGCTGCTGACGCTGCAGCGCTCCCGGGTCGTCGTGGACGTCTCCGGTGACGGCCTGGACGGGGTGCACCGGGTCCGCAGCGGTCCAGGGGGCTTCATCGACGAGGTGCTGCCGTGGAGCGCGGAGCCCGGTCCGCACCGCGTGAGCTTCCGGGTCGGGGACCGACCTGCGGTGGAGTCCGTGGTGCACGTCGCCGACCCGGGCGCGCGCACGGGCGTCGTCTGCGACATCGACGACACCACGCTGGTGACCGGTCTGCGCCACCCCGTCCGCGCCGCGTGGCAGACCATGACCCGGGCGTTCGCCCAGCGGGTCCCCGTGGAGGGCATGGCCGACCTCCTCACCGCTGCACACGCCCAGCACGGCAGCCAGGACAGCCCGGTCGTCTACCTCAGCACGGGCCCGTGGAACTTCAACGGGCCGCTGGCCCGCTTCCTCGACCGCTGCGGGTTCCCCGCCGGTCCCCTGCTCCAGACCCAGTGGAGCCCCACCACCCAGGGGTTCTTCCGCGACGGCCGCGCCCACAAGCGGCGCAGCCTGCAGCGGCTGCGGGCGGACTTCCCCGACGTCCGCTGGCTCCTGGTGGGGGACGACGGCGAGCACGACCCGGCGATCTACGCGGACTTCGCCCGCGAGCACCCGCAGCACGTCCTGGCCGTCGCGCTGCGCCAGGTCGGTGCCAGCGCCCGTGGGGGGACCGGCGCTCAGGGGGCCGTCGGTGCGGTGCCGGTGGTGGCGGCGCCCGACGGACACCTCCTCGGCCAGCGCCTCAGCGCCGCGCTCTCGCCGGGTGCTGCCACCGCCCGTGAGGAGGGGCGCTCCGGAGGCGCCGCCTGA
- the selD gene encoding selenide, water dikinase SelD — protein sequence MSTTGTTPTTRRLTSYAHGGGCACKIPPGELEAAVAGLVGRQPGAPAVAGAELLVGLDDGDDAAVVVLPSEAAGGKAVVSTTDFFTPVVDDAYDWGRIAATNALSDVYAMGADPLVALNLLCWPRTGEAPLPVELAAEVLRGGLDAARAAGCFVAGGHSVDDPEPKYGMAVTGLADPAHLLRNDAGEAGLALTLTKPLGLGVLNNRHKATGEVFEEAVAVMATLNRDASRAALAVGARAATDVTGFGLLGHLYKLARASGVTAVVDAAAVPYLGGVRSSMAQGYVPGGSRRNLAWVRPHLSTGPGVDEDELLLLADAQTSGGLLVAADLTAALPGSALVGELVPRRADGAVVVVR from the coding sequence ATGAGCACCACCGGCACCACGCCGACGACCCGCAGGCTGACGAGCTACGCGCACGGCGGGGGATGCGCCTGCAAGATCCCGCCCGGTGAGCTGGAGGCCGCCGTCGCGGGGCTCGTCGGCCGGCAGCCCGGCGCACCCGCCGTGGCCGGCGCGGAGCTCCTCGTGGGCCTCGACGACGGCGACGACGCGGCCGTCGTCGTCCTGCCCTCGGAGGCGGCCGGCGGGAAGGCCGTGGTGTCGACCACCGACTTCTTCACGCCCGTGGTCGACGACGCCTACGACTGGGGCCGCATCGCCGCCACCAACGCCCTGTCCGACGTGTACGCGATGGGCGCCGACCCGCTGGTGGCGCTGAACCTCCTGTGCTGGCCGCGCACGGGCGAGGCACCGCTGCCGGTGGAGCTGGCCGCTGAGGTGCTGCGCGGGGGGCTCGACGCAGCGCGCGCCGCGGGCTGCTTCGTGGCCGGCGGCCACTCGGTGGACGACCCCGAGCCGAAGTACGGCATGGCCGTGACCGGCCTGGCCGACCCGGCGCACCTGCTGCGCAACGACGCCGGCGAGGCCGGGCTGGCGCTGACGCTGACCAAGCCGCTGGGCCTCGGGGTGCTCAACAACCGCCACAAGGCGACGGGGGAGGTGTTCGAGGAAGCGGTCGCGGTGATGGCCACCCTCAACCGCGACGCCTCCCGTGCGGCGCTGGCCGTCGGTGCGCGCGCCGCCACTGACGTCACGGGCTTCGGTCTGCTGGGCCACCTGTACAAGCTGGCGCGGGCGTCCGGGGTGACGGCGGTGGTCGACGCGGCGGCCGTCCCCTACCTCGGCGGCGTGCGCTCGTCGATGGCTCAGGGGTACGTGCCCGGCGGGTCGCGGCGCAACCTCGCGTGGGTGCGGCCGCACCTGTCCACCGGTCCCGGGGTCGACGAGGACGAGCTGCTGCTGCTCGCCGACGCGCAGACCTCCGGAGGCCTGCTCGTGGCGGCCGACCTCACCGCGGCCCTGCCCGGCTCGGCGCTGGTGGGGGAGCTGGTGCCGCGCCGGGCGGACGGGGCCGTCGTCGTCGTCCGCTGA
- a CDS encoding selenocysteine-specific translation elongation factor: protein MHVVATAGHVDHGKSALLRALTGTDPDRLAEEQRRGMTTDLGFVHTRVSVAGDGDSDGCEDVAFVDVPGHERFVPTMLAGVGQVTAVLLVVAADGGWMPQTTEHLDALAALGVRRGLLVVSRADLADRTQRDQVLARATTELEGTGLEDLVRVEASAVTGEGLPQLRDALSRVLAGAPRPDPDSPVRLWVDRSFTVRGAGTVVTGTLAAGTVTAGDELVLPDGTAVVVRGLQSLDAPVAAATGPARVALNLRGVAPAAVRRGTALGAPGTTTTTTSADVRLLPVPGRTAARGDGRGGGRGRGLGGEDRWPEHLVLHLGTAAVPVRVRPLGPAGSGPDGDRVGQHGGHVRLSLATALPLRAGDRALVRDPGGHRVLAAALVLDPAPPPLARRGSARERAGVLVAVSEEAVLRGDPAGELERRGQTTRSALRALGLRAAEVEALAAVAGVLADGDHLLSPVLAGALRGRLPGELAAHRREHPLEPGPPVEVVRRRLGLASPGLVAALVGSWSAGGSPVAVRDGRLVDATAPAGAALPPAVQRAVAAVLGDLERAPYGAPEAHRLRELGLGPRELAAAVRSGELERVAEGLYLTAGAALAAPAVLAERLEDPSAAFTASEARRALDTTRRVVVPLLELLDRRGATRRLPDGTRVLLRAGGAADA, encoded by the coding sequence GTGCACGTCGTCGCCACCGCCGGGCACGTCGACCACGGCAAGTCCGCCCTGCTGCGGGCGCTGACCGGCACCGACCCCGACCGCCTCGCCGAGGAGCAGCGGCGCGGCATGACCACCGACCTCGGCTTCGTGCACACCCGCGTGAGCGTCGCCGGCGACGGTGACAGCGACGGCTGCGAAGACGTGGCGTTCGTCGACGTCCCCGGTCACGAGCGGTTCGTGCCGACCATGCTCGCCGGCGTCGGCCAGGTGACGGCCGTGCTGCTCGTCGTGGCCGCTGACGGAGGGTGGATGCCGCAGACCACCGAGCACCTCGATGCCCTGGCCGCCCTCGGCGTGCGCCGGGGCCTGCTGGTGGTCTCCCGCGCCGACCTCGCCGACCGCACCCAGCGCGACCAGGTCCTCGCCCGCGCCACCACCGAGCTCGAGGGCACCGGCCTGGAGGACCTCGTGCGCGTCGAGGCCAGCGCCGTCACCGGCGAGGGGCTGCCCCAGCTGCGCGACGCCCTCTCCCGCGTGCTGGCCGGCGCCCCGCGGCCCGACCCCGACAGCCCCGTGCGCCTGTGGGTGGACCGCAGCTTCACCGTCCGCGGCGCGGGCACGGTGGTCACAGGCACCCTGGCGGCCGGCACGGTGACGGCCGGCGACGAGCTCGTGCTGCCGGACGGCACCGCCGTCGTCGTCCGCGGTCTGCAGAGCCTCGACGCGCCGGTCGCGGCGGCCACCGGCCCGGCGCGCGTGGCGCTCAACCTGCGCGGAGTGGCCCCGGCGGCTGTCCGACGCGGCACCGCGCTGGGCGCCCCCGGCACCACCACGACGACGACGAGCGCCGACGTCCGCCTGCTGCCCGTCCCCGGCCGCACCGCCGCTCGCGGCGATGGTCGTGGTGGTGGTCGTGGCCGCGGGCTCGGCGGGGAAGACCGCTGGCCCGAGCACCTCGTGCTGCACCTCGGGACGGCGGCGGTGCCCGTGCGGGTTCGCCCCCTCGGCCCGGCGGGCAGCGGGCCCGACGGTGATCGCGTCGGGCAGCACGGCGGTCATGTGCGCCTGTCGCTGGCCACCGCGCTGCCGCTGCGCGCGGGAGACCGCGCACTGGTCCGCGACCCGGGCGGCCACCGGGTGCTGGCCGCCGCGCTCGTGCTGGACCCTGCTCCCCCGCCGCTGGCGCGGCGCGGCTCAGCCCGCGAGCGCGCGGGCGTGCTGGTGGCCGTGTCCGAGGAGGCGGTGCTGCGCGGGGACCCCGCCGGCGAGCTGGAGCGCCGCGGTCAGACCACCCGCTCCGCGCTGCGCGCCCTGGGGCTGCGCGCCGCCGAGGTGGAGGCGCTGGCAGCGGTGGCCGGGGTGCTCGCCGACGGGGACCACCTCCTGTCGCCCGTGCTCGCCGGCGCCCTGCGCGGTCGGCTGCCCGGCGAGCTGGCGGCGCACCGGCGAGAGCACCCTCTGGAGCCGGGCCCGCCGGTGGAGGTGGTGAGGCGCCGGCTCGGACTCGCCTCACCGGGGCTCGTGGCAGCGCTCGTCGGCTCCTGGTCCGCGGGTGGCTCTCCGGTGGCGGTGCGCGACGGGCGCCTCGTCGACGCGACGGCGCCGGCGGGAGCGGCGCTGCCGCCCGCCGTGCAGCGGGCGGTGGCCGCGGTGCTCGGCGACCTGGAGCGCGCCCCGTACGGCGCTCCGGAGGCGCACCGGCTGCGCGAGCTCGGGCTGGGTCCCCGGGAGCTGGCGGCGGCCGTGCGCTCGGGCGAGCTGGAGCGCGTGGCCGAGGGCCTCTACCTGACCGCCGGCGCCGCGCTCGCGGCGCCCGCGGTGCTGGCAGAGCGGCTGGAGGACCCCTCGGCCGCGTTCACGGCCAGCGAGGCGCGGCGGGCCCTGGACACCACGCGCCGCGTCGTCGTCCCGCTCCTGGAGCTGCTGGACCGCCGCGGCGCCACCCGACGCCTGCCCGACGGCACCCGCGTGCTGCTCCGTGCGGGTGGTGCGGCCGACGCCTGA